A single region of the Vanessa tameamea isolate UH-Manoa-2023 chromosome 18, ilVanTame1 primary haplotype, whole genome shotgun sequence genome encodes:
- the LOC113400151 gene encoding probable methylcrotonoyl-CoA carboxylase beta chain, mitochondrial, whose product MLKLVKGLRRLNVKCRQYSYATVIGSEPNKNDPYFQENKTKMEELVEELRLKTNDAIKGGPEEAVKRHTARGKLLVRDRINRLVDEGSDVLELSTLAATDMYKGQVPSAGIVSAIGKVQGRDCMIVANDATVKGGTYFPITVKKHLRAQAIAQECRLPCIYLVDSGGAHLPDQADVFPDREHFGRIFYNQANMSSEDIPQISVVMGSCTAGGAYIPSMSDESIIIKNQGTIFLAGPPLVKAATGESVSAEDLGGADLHCRQSGVTDHYAQDDEHALHLARNVVANLNWNNHQRTRVHAPKVDNPLHDIEDLHGIVGANIQRPFDIREVIARVVDGSRFHEFKQLYGETLVCGFASMYGHSVGVIGNNGVLQSEAALKGSHFIQLCAARKIPLLFLQNITGFMVGREAEAGGIAKNGAKMVTAVSCFKGPKITVIVGGSFGAGNYGMCGRAYSPSFLYMWPNARISVMGGPQAATVLSLVAKEKANRDGKTWTDEDERKVRGPLEAQFEKEGRPYYSTARLWDDGIVAPKDTRKVIGLSLSAALNAPFRDSKFGVFRM is encoded by the coding sequence ATGCTTAAATTAGTAAAAGGTTTACGGCGGTTGAATGTAAAGTGCCGGCAGTACAGTTATGCTACAGTAATAGGAAGCGAGCCAAACAAAAATGATCCTTACTTTCAAGAAAATAAGACAAAAATGGAAGAACTCGTTGAAGAACTTCGTCTGAAAACAAATGACGCTATCAAAGGCGGCCCTGAGGAGGCGGTAAAAAGGCACACGGCGAGGGGAAAATTGCTAGTGAGAGACAGGATTAACCGGTTAGTCGACGAAGGAAGCGACGTTTTAGAACTAAGTACATTGGCCGCCACTGATATGTACAAAGGTCAGGTCCCGAGCGCCGGCATCGTTTCTGCTATCGGTAAAGTTCAAGGTCGAGACTGCATGATTGTTGCGAACGACGCTACCGTTAAAGGAGGAACTTATTTTCCTATCACCGTCAAGAAACACTTACGAGCTCAGGCAATTGCACAGGAATGCCGACTTCCTTGCATTTATCTCGTTGACTCGGGTGGAGCTCATTTACCTGACCAAGCGGACGTATTTCCGGATAGAGAACACTTCGGCaggatattttataatcaagcAAATATGTCTTCAGAAGATATACCACAAATATCAGTTGTCATGGGTTCTTGTACGGCTGGCGGTGCATATATTCCGAGTATGTCTGatgaaagtattataattaagaacCAAGGTACAATTTTCTTGGCCGGTCCACCATTGGTGAAAGCGGCTACAGGTGAATCAGTTTCAGCCGAGGATCTAGGGGGTGCTGACTTACATTGTCGTCAATCGGGAGTAACGGATCATTATGCTCAAGATGATGAGCATGCCTTACACTTAGCTAGAAATGTCGTTGCTAACTTAAACTGGAATAATCATCAAAGAACGAGAGTACATGCTCCAAAAGTCGATAATCCATTGCATGATATTGAGGATCTACATGGTATCGTGGGAGCAAATATACAAAGGCCTTTTGACATCCGTGAAGTAATTGCTAGAGTAGTTGATGGCAGTAGATTCCATGAATTTAAACAACTATATGGCGAGACCTTAGTATGTGGCTTCGCGTCTATGTATGGACATTCTGTGGGCGTTATCGGTAACAATGGAGTTTTACAATCGGAAGCTGCTCTAAAAGGTTCGCATTTCATTCAACTTTGTGCTGCTCGTAAAATACCTTTGCTGTTCCTTCAAAATATTACCGGTTTTATGGTTGGAAGGGAGGCCGAAGCCGGTGGAATTGCAAAGAATGGCGCAAAAATGGTAACAGCAGTAAGCTGTTTCAAAGGACCTAAGATAACCGTTATCGTAGGAGGTAGTTTTGGGGCTGGTAACTACGGTATGTGTGGTAGAGCGTACTCTCCAAGTTTCTTGTACATGTGGCCTAATGCCAGAATTTCTGTAATGGGAGGACCTCAAGCCGCTACCGTCCTTTCATTAGTAGCCAAAGAGAAGGCAAATAGAGACGGAAAAACCTGGACAGATGAAGATGAGAGAAAAGTTAGAGGACCTTTAGAAGCTCAATTTGAAAAAGAAGGTCGGCCATATTACAGTACAGCTCGTCTTTGGGATGACGGTATAGTGGCACCGAAAGACACGAGAAAAGTAATTGGACTCAGTTTATCAGCTGCTTTGAACGCTCCGTTCAGAGACAGTAAATTTGGTGTTTTCAGAATGTGA